The following proteins come from a genomic window of Nothobranchius furzeri strain GRZ-AD chromosome 1, NfurGRZ-RIMD1, whole genome shotgun sequence:
- the kdm3b gene encoding lysine-specific demethylase 3B isoform X3: MGDSLELIGKRLILLLDDGRPANGSEAEQAVWARDWLRGTVRAVSVIGLAAPEVSKGGEATTTSPAAGLTVFVEFENASQRCSWVQVYDGGVKAVMFEDSIVWVTRSDGTRTPGAPMSASAWPALIFRSLVDRVGLGALVPVEYFGNKNLDFLPDNKNIQRFEVDKDMRHPLLLEQPSLQAAISSWRADFELQEIFRKGSYTLQGRLVRVYQPEFEECWASGLVSHHDPISHIMDITLDKGQENQRVDPRVIHVMLTDEEVGKNGRRGKDSDLVKGDGGRRRRTPSEDEEDLNLKRFKGATDCDTSAQISGDSCKAGDSGERVSSTTRNGSSTEGIPPQVNASPTSQMDTSSASSPRYPTRIKENGRLLTTQGAADSTSTLTPNPPPLKPAPSPFSTASFPSLGHMPNLVPGAPAPKPAPSPQPDREEPCQSTFSKTAALVSPGPVTISWSQDSSPSVALSASVGFGPKAPSWGSQTEGSKTVPGFPLAQSVPAAPVFGDVTTQTNGDPATTAAASLSAPRPFGFGFSGAKRETQPQQDQNLFFQCMNQNSGTSPALPPGQPSSKNPNFFTGVSGSLGKEPLGLFMPAASTEGLKKPEQPKVPEALSEGNGVFNKSSAFQGGAAGGHCLGVVSGAQSAIKKNTNYDSSVGVIGLQSKSSDNHQNIFLQSSKASANPFLAYGDKTPQASFTGLTGTEPQTLGAALDSKPNLFSMVELPKGMLSSTFPALSAAGSVSSSTPTPPQTIQSETAMMKKEQEVDEMPTSASGCLVLGSNFPGEMKEVFDQGQKFSLEERGPSSKHDSDSSSNSDLSDLSDNEEGPEKGQIPGERPGLGGTISQKTKVQGAAKSRPRNKPFKVGQSVLKDQSKVRRLKQSGESFLQDGSCISVAPHLHKCRECRLERYRKYRTTDEDSEDDDDPNVACRFFHFRRLAFTRKGILRVEGFLSPQQSDAMAMGLWLPAPAVQEGLDLDTSKYILANVGDQFCQLVMSEKEAMMMVEPHQKVAWKRAVRGVREMCDVCETTLFNIHWVCRKCGFGVCLDCYRLRRNRPREDLDDTPEDDVFSWLKCAKGQPHEPQNLMPTQIIPGTALYNIGDMVHAARGKWGIKANCPCASRHSKSLVRPSAPNGLSQPTSSSGGGLAAAGPASSTTPKPEGETSVIKTEPSQAAVPSDSGGGETVGTTSSSVSSTSSTPSLPSSSSSSSCHVSQSSAKDSRSSGEGNSSALHWLADLATQKAKDDTKESGSLRSIISRESRPPFGLDSLSALSKPSASSPKLFNSLLLGSSMIQSKPEGSSLRDLLNSGPGKLPQGPGESGVPFPSVFTSASSDKLKSSLPNFLDHIIASVVETKKAEGRRSGTSEGSELGVLGARKEGVMGLSVLEPHTSHTWLCDGRLLCLQDPSNGNNWKIFRECWKQGQPVLVSGIHKRLKSELWLPEAFSEEFGNQDVDLVNCRNCAIISDVKVRDFWDGFQMISTERLQDSDGRPMVLKLKDWPPGEDFRDMMPTRFDDLMENLPLPEYTKRDGRLNLAARLPNFFVRPDLGPKMYNAYGLTSADDRKVGTTNLHLDVSDAVNVMVFVGIPKREDNQEEEAEISGYKEVMTTIEEGDVDEMTKRRVHEGKEKPGALWHIYAAKDAEKIRELLRKVGEEQGQENPPDHDPIHDQSWYLDQGLRRRLYEEYGVQGWAIVQFLGDAVFIPAGAPHQVHNLYSCIKVAEDFVSPEHVRHCFRLTQEFRHLSTTHTNHEDKLQVKNIIYHAVKDAVGTLKAHEPKLSRP; encoded by the exons ATGGGGGACTCTCTCGAATTGATCGGGAAGCGTCTGATTTTGCTCCTGGACGACGGCAGGCCAGCGAATGGATCCGAGGCGGAGCAGGCTGTCTGGGCCCGGGACTGGCTCCGAGGAACGGTGCGGGCGGTGAGCGTCATCGGCCTGGCCGCTCCGGAGGTTAGCAAAGGAGGAGAGGCGACAACAACAAGCCCAGCTGCAGGGCTGACG GTGTTTGTGGAGTTTGAAAACGCATCGCAGAGATGTTCATGGGTGCAGGTGTATGATGGGGGCGTGAAGGCCGTGATGTTTGAAGACTCCATCGTTTGGGTGACCCGCAGCGACGGTACCAGGACACCCGGAGCGCCGATGTCAGCATCAGCCTGGCCTGCTCTG ATTTTCCGCTCGCTGGTGGACAGAGTGGGGTTAGGAGCGCTGGTGCCCGTGGAGTACTTTGGAAACAAGAATTTAGATTTTTTGCCTGATAATAAAAACATCCAGAGATTTGAG GTTGATAAAGACATGAGACACCCCTTGTTGCTGGAGCAGCCCTCGCTGCAGGCTGCCATCTCCAGCTGGCGCGCTGACTTTGAGCTGCAGGAGATTTTCAGGAAGG GTTCCTACACCCTTCAAGGACGTCTGGTTCGTGTGTACCAGCCAGAGTTTGAGGAGTGCTGGGCCTCTGGACTGGTCTCGCATCACGATCCAATCTCTCACATCATGGACATTACTTTGGACAAG GGACAAGAGAATCAGAGGGTAGACCCTCGTGTCATACACGTCATGCTAACAGACGAAGAG GTTGGTAAGAACGGACGACGAGGTAAGGACAGTGACTTGGTGAAGGGGGATGGTGGACGCAGACGTAGGACTCCCTCTGAGGATGAGGAGGACTTGAACTTGAAACGGTTTAAAGGAGCTACAGATTGTGACACAAGTGCACAAATATCTGGGGACTCCTGTAAAGCTGGAGACTCTGGAGAACGAGTCAGCAGCACAACCAGAAACGGAAGCTCCACAGAGGGAATCCCCCCCCAGGTGAACGCCAGTCCCACGTCCCAGATGGACACGTCGAGTGCCTCGTCTCCTCGTTATCCCACTCGCATCAAGGAGAACGGTCGCCTCCTCACTACACAGGGAGCAGCAGACTCCACCAGCACTCTCACCCCCAATCCTCCCCCCCTCAAACCGGCGCCCTCCCCCTTCTCCACGGCCTCTTTTCCCTCTCTAGGGCATATGCCGAATCTGGTCCCCGGAGCTCCAGCCCCGAAGCCCGCCCCATCTCCTCAGCCTGACCGAGAGGAGCCCTGCCAGTCAACGTTCTCTAAAACCGCTGCTCTCGTGTCCCCGGGGCCAGTCactatttcctggtcccaggacaGCAGCCCCAGCGTGGCTCTGTCTGCGTCTGTGGGTTTCGGTCCTAAAGCTCCTTCCTGGGGAAGCCAGACTGAG ggCTCAAAAACAGTACCGGGTTTTCCCCTGGCCCAATCGGTGCCCGCTGCTCCTGTATTTGGAGACGTTACCACTCAGACCAACGGGGACCCCGCCACTACTGCAGCAGCTTCCCTGAGTGCTCCAAGGCCTTTTGGCTTTGGCTTTAGTGGAGCCAAGCGTGAGACTCAGCCTCAGCAAGACCAAAACCTGTTTTTTCAGTGCATGAATCAGAATTCTGGCACCAGCCCAGCCCTTCCACCGGGTCAGCCCTCCTCCAAGAACCCAAATTTCTTCACTGGAGTGTCTGGGAGTCTGGGAAAAGAGCCTCTGGGCCTTTTCATGCCTGCAGCCTCCACTGAAGGGCTAAAAAAGCCTGAGCAGCCCAAAGTGCCTGAGGCCCTTTCAGAAGGAAACGGTGTGTTCAACAAATCATCTGCCTTCCAGGGtggcgctgcaggaggacactgtCTCGGCGTGGTCTCCGGAGCCCAAAGTGCCATTAAGAAGAACACTAATTATGACAGTTCTGTAGGTGTGATAGGGCTGCAGTCAAAGTCTTCAGACAACCACCAGAACATTTTTCTGCAGTCCTCCAAAGCATCTGCAAATCCGTTTCTGGCATATGGGGATAAAACCCCTCAAGCTTCTTTTACTGGCCTCACTGGGACTGAGCCACAAACTCTGGGTGCTGCCTTGGACAGCAAACCGAACCTGTTCAGCATGGTGGAGCTGCCTAAAGGTATGCTGTCCTCTACTTTCCCAGCACTCTCAGCAGCTGGTTCTGTCAGTTCTTCCACTCCTACGCCACCTCAGACGATACAAAGTGAGACAGCTATGATGAAGAAGGAGCAAGAAGTGGATGAGATGCCCACCTCTGCCTCAGGCTGCCTTGTGCTTGGCAGTAACTTTCCTGGTGAAATGAAGGAGGTCTTTGACCAGGGTCAGAAGTTTAGCCTGGAGGAAAGAGGCCCGTCTTCTAAACACGACTCTGACTCCAGCAGCAACAGCGACCTGTCGgacctgagcgacaacgaggaggGCCCCGAGAAAGGCCAGATCCCAGGAGAACGCCCCGGCCTGGGTGGAACCATTTCACAGAAAACTAAAGTCCAAGGGGCCGCCAAGAGCCGCCCACGGAACAAGCCTTTCAAAG TGGGCCAGTCTGTACTCAAAGATCAGAGCAAAGTGCGCCGTCTGAAGCAGTCCGGTGAGTCCTTCCTTCAGGACGGCTCCTGCATCAGTGTGGCTCCTCACCTGCACAAGTGCCGCGAGTGCCGACTGGAGCGTTACCGTAAATATCGAACCACTGATGAAGACAGTGAGGATGACGATGACCCAAATGTGGCCTGTCGTTTCTTCCACTTCAGAAG GTTGGCTTTCACACGTAAAGGAATACTCCGCGTGGAGGGCTTCTTGAGTCCTCAGCAGAGCGACGCCATGGCTATGGGTCTTTGGTTGCCTGCACCAGCGGTTCAAGAAGGCCTGGACCTCGATACATCCAAGTACATTCTGGCCAACGTGGGAGACCAGTTCTGTCAGTTGGTCATGTCTGAGAAGGAGGCCATGATGATGGTGGAGCCTCACC AAAAAGTGGCCTGGAAACGTGCCGTGCGTGGTGTCCGAGAAATGTGTGACGTGTGTGAGACGACCTTGTTCAACATCCACTGGGTCTGTCGCAAGTGTGGCTTTGGGGTGTGTCTGGACTGCTATCGGCTCCGCAGGAACAGGCCAAGAGAAG ATTTGGATGACACGCCAGAAGATGATGTTTTCTCTTGGTTAAAGTGTGCCAAAGGCCAGCCTCACGAGCCACAAAACCTCATGCCAACGCAAATTATACCTGGAACAG CTCTTTACAATATAGGTGACATGGTGCACGCCGCAAGAGGCAAGTGGGGTATAAAAGCCAACTGTCCCTGTGCCAGTCGACACTCCAAGTCTCTGGTGCGCCCTTCCGCCCCCAATGGCCTTTCACAG ccTACGTCTAGCAGTGGAGGTGGCCTTGCAGCTGCAGGACCTGCCTCTAGCACGACTccaaaaccagagggagaaacgtcGGTGATCAAAACAGAGCCTTCACAAGCAGCCGTGCCCTCAGATAGTGGGGGTGGTGAAACTGTGGGCACCACCAGTAGCTCTGTTAGTAGCACCTCCAGTACCCCctccctcccctcctcctcctcctcctcctcctgtcacGTCTCTCAGTCTTCTGCCAAGGACTCACGCTCTTCAGGAGAAGGCAACAGTTCTGCGCTGCACTGGCTGGCAGATTTGGCCACCCAGAAAGCGAAGGATGACACCAAGG AATCTGGTTCTCTTCGCTCCATAATAAGCCGAGAAAGCCGGCCTCCCTTCGGCCTGGACTCACTCAGTGCCCTTTCAAAGCCGTCTGCTTCCAGCCCAAAGTTATTTAACAGCTTGTTACTCGGCTCCAGCATGATCCAGTCCAAACCTGAGGGGTCAAGCCTCCGGGACCTGCTCAACTCTGGACCGGGCAAGCTGCCTCAAGGCCCTGGAGAGAGTGGTGTACCGTTCCCCTCCGTTTTTACCTCGGCAAGC AGTGACAAGCTGAAGAGCAGCTTACCAAACTTCCTGGATCACATCATTGCCTCAGTCGTGGAGACCAAGAAAGCAGAGGGCCGTCGCTCTGGGACCTCTGAGGGCAGCGAACTTGGCGTGTTGGGGGCCCGTAAAGAAGGAGTAATGGGTCTCAGTGTTTTGGAACCACATACCTCACACACTTGGCTCTGTGATGGGCGACTCCTTTGCCTGCAGGATCCCAGCAACGGCAACAACTGGAAGATCTTCAGAGAGTGCTGGAAGCAAGGCCAA CCTGTGTTGGTGTCAGGAATCCATAAACGCCTGAAATCTGAGCTGTGGCTGCCTGAGGCCTTCAGTGAGGAGTTTGGTAACCAGGATGTGGACCTGGTCAACTGTAGAAACTGTGCTATTATTTCAGATGTAAAGGTGCGAGACTTCTGGGACGGTTTTCAGATGATCTCTA CAGAGCGACTGCAGGACAGCGATGGCAGGCCCATGGTGTTAAAGTTAAAGGACTGGCCTCCGGGCGAAGACTTCAGGGACATGATGCCCACTAG GTTTGATGATTTGATGGAAAACCTCCCGCTGCCAGAGTACACAAAGAGAGACGGCCGTCTAAACCTTGCTGCACGCTTGCCCAACTTCTTTGTGCGTCCTGACCTTGGACCAAAGATGTACAACGCCTATG GCTTGACGTCAGCAGACGACAGAAAGGTCGGAACCACCAACCTTCATTTGGATGTGTCTGACGCCGTCAACGTCATGGTTTTTGTTGGCATCCCTAAAAGAGAAGACAACCAAGAGGAAG AGGCAGAAATCTCTGGATACAAAG AGGTCATGACCACCATAGAGGAGGGCGATGTGGATGAAATGACCAAGAGGAGGGTGCATGAAGGGAAGGAGAAGCCTGGAGCTCTCTGGCACATCTATGCTGCCAAAGATGCTGAGAAGATCAGAGAACTGCTCCGCAAG GTGGGAGAGGAGCAAGGTCAGGAGAACCCTCCAGACCATGACCCTATTCATGACCAGAGCTGGTACCTTGACCAGGGGCTCAGACGCAGACTCTATGAGGAGTACGGCGTCCAGGGCTGGGCCATTGTACAGTTCCTAGGAGATGCTGTGTTTATCcctgctggagctcctcaccag GTACACAACTTGTATAGCTGTATCAAGGTGGCAGAGGACTTCGTGTCTCCTGAGCATGTGAGGCACTGTTTCAGACTGACGCAGGAGTTCAGACACCTTTCAACAACTCATACAAACCATGAAGACAAGCTACAG GTGAAGAACATCATCTATCATGCAGTGAAGGATGCTGTCGGAACACTGAAGGCACATGAACCTAAGCTGTCACGCCCTTAA
- the kdm3b gene encoding lysine-specific demethylase 3B isoform X5, producing the protein MGDSLELIGKRLILLLDDGRPANGSEAEQAVWARDWLRGTVRAVSVIGLAAPEVSKGGEATTTSPAAGLTVFVEFENASQRCSWVQVYDGGVKAVMFEDSIVWVTRSDGTRTPGAPMSASAWPALIFRSLVDRVGLGALVPVEYFGNKNLDFLPDNKNIQRFEVDKDMRHPLLLEQPSLQAAISSWRADFELQEIFRKGSYTLQGRLVRVYQPEFEECWASGLVSHHDPISHIMDITLDKGQENQRVDPRVIHVMLTDEEVGKNGRRGKDSDLVKGDGGRRRRTPSEDEEDLNLKRFKGATDCDTSAQISGDSCKAGDSGERVSSTTRNGSSTEGIPPQVNASPTSQMDTSSASSPRYPTRIKENGRLLTTQGAADSTSTLTPNPPPLKPAPSPFSTASFPSLGHMPNLVPGAPAPKPAPSPQPDREEPCQSTFSKTAALVSPGPVTISWSQDSSPSVALSASVGFGPKAPSWGSQTEGSKTVPGFPLAQSVPAAPVFGDVTTQTNGDPATTAAASLSAPRPFGFGFSGAKRETQPQQDQNLFFQCMNQNSGTSPALPPGQPSSKNPNFFTGVSGSLGKEPLGLFMPAASTEGLKKPEQPKVPEALSEGNGVFNKSSAFQGGAAGGHCLGVVSGAQSAIKKNTNYDSSVGVIGLQSKSSDNHQNIFLQSSKASANPFLAYGDKTPQASFTGLTGTEPQTLGAALDSKPNLFSMVELPKGMLSSTFPALSAAGSVSSSTPTPPQTIQSETAMMKKEQEVDEMPTSASGCLVLGSNFPGEMKEVFDQGQKFSLEERGPSSKHDSDSSSNSDLSDLSDNEEGPEKGQIPGERPGLGGTISQKTKVQGAAKSRPRNKPFKVGQSVLKDQSKVRRLKQSGESFLQDGSCISVAPHLHKCRECRLERYRKYRTTDEDSEDDDDPNVACRFFHFRRLAFTRKGILRVEGFLSPQQSDAMAMGLWLPAPAVQEGLDLDTSKYILANVGDQFCQLVMSEKEAMMMVEPHQKVAWKRAVRGVREMCDVCETTLFNIHWVCRKCGFGVCLDCYRLRRNRPREDLDDTPEDDVFSWLKCAKGQPHEPQNLMPTQIIPGTALYNIGDMVHAARGKWGIKANCPCASRHSKSLVRPSAPNGLSQQPTSSSGGGLAAAGPASSTTPKPEGETSVIKTEPSQAAVPSDSGGGETVGTTSSSVSSTSSTPSLPSSSSSSSCHVSQSSAKDSRSSGEGNSSALHWLADLATQKAKDDTKESGSLRSIISRESRPPFGLDSLSALSKPSASSPKLFNSLLLGSSMIQSKPEGSSLRDLLNSGPGKLPQGPGESGVPFPSVFTSASSDKLKSSLPNFLDHIIASVVETKKAEGRRSGTSEGSELGVLGARKEGVMGLSVLEPHTSHTWLCDGRLLCLQDPSNGNNWKIFRECWKQGQPVLVSGIHKRLKSELWLPEAFSEEFGNQDVDLVNCRNCAIISDVKVRDFWDGFQMISKRLQDSDGRPMVLKLKDWPPGEDFRDMMPTRFDDLMENLPLPEYTKRDGRLNLAARLPNFFVRPDLGPKMYNAYGLTSADDRKVGTTNLHLDVSDAVNVMVFVGIPKREDNQEEEVMTTIEEGDVDEMTKRRVHEGKEKPGALWHIYAAKDAEKIRELLRKVGEEQGQENPPDHDPIHDQSWYLDQGLRRRLYEEYGVQGWAIVQFLGDAVFIPAGAPHQVHNLYSCIKVAEDFVSPEHVRHCFRLTQEFRHLSTTHTNHEDKLQVKNIIYHAVKDAVGTLKAHEPKLSRP; encoded by the exons ATGGGGGACTCTCTCGAATTGATCGGGAAGCGTCTGATTTTGCTCCTGGACGACGGCAGGCCAGCGAATGGATCCGAGGCGGAGCAGGCTGTCTGGGCCCGGGACTGGCTCCGAGGAACGGTGCGGGCGGTGAGCGTCATCGGCCTGGCCGCTCCGGAGGTTAGCAAAGGAGGAGAGGCGACAACAACAAGCCCAGCTGCAGGGCTGACG GTGTTTGTGGAGTTTGAAAACGCATCGCAGAGATGTTCATGGGTGCAGGTGTATGATGGGGGCGTGAAGGCCGTGATGTTTGAAGACTCCATCGTTTGGGTGACCCGCAGCGACGGTACCAGGACACCCGGAGCGCCGATGTCAGCATCAGCCTGGCCTGCTCTG ATTTTCCGCTCGCTGGTGGACAGAGTGGGGTTAGGAGCGCTGGTGCCCGTGGAGTACTTTGGAAACAAGAATTTAGATTTTTTGCCTGATAATAAAAACATCCAGAGATTTGAG GTTGATAAAGACATGAGACACCCCTTGTTGCTGGAGCAGCCCTCGCTGCAGGCTGCCATCTCCAGCTGGCGCGCTGACTTTGAGCTGCAGGAGATTTTCAGGAAGG GTTCCTACACCCTTCAAGGACGTCTGGTTCGTGTGTACCAGCCAGAGTTTGAGGAGTGCTGGGCCTCTGGACTGGTCTCGCATCACGATCCAATCTCTCACATCATGGACATTACTTTGGACAAG GGACAAGAGAATCAGAGGGTAGACCCTCGTGTCATACACGTCATGCTAACAGACGAAGAG GTTGGTAAGAACGGACGACGAGGTAAGGACAGTGACTTGGTGAAGGGGGATGGTGGACGCAGACGTAGGACTCCCTCTGAGGATGAGGAGGACTTGAACTTGAAACGGTTTAAAGGAGCTACAGATTGTGACACAAGTGCACAAATATCTGGGGACTCCTGTAAAGCTGGAGACTCTGGAGAACGAGTCAGCAGCACAACCAGAAACGGAAGCTCCACAGAGGGAATCCCCCCCCAGGTGAACGCCAGTCCCACGTCCCAGATGGACACGTCGAGTGCCTCGTCTCCTCGTTATCCCACTCGCATCAAGGAGAACGGTCGCCTCCTCACTACACAGGGAGCAGCAGACTCCACCAGCACTCTCACCCCCAATCCTCCCCCCCTCAAACCGGCGCCCTCCCCCTTCTCCACGGCCTCTTTTCCCTCTCTAGGGCATATGCCGAATCTGGTCCCCGGAGCTCCAGCCCCGAAGCCCGCCCCATCTCCTCAGCCTGACCGAGAGGAGCCCTGCCAGTCAACGTTCTCTAAAACCGCTGCTCTCGTGTCCCCGGGGCCAGTCactatttcctggtcccaggacaGCAGCCCCAGCGTGGCTCTGTCTGCGTCTGTGGGTTTCGGTCCTAAAGCTCCTTCCTGGGGAAGCCAGACTGAG ggCTCAAAAACAGTACCGGGTTTTCCCCTGGCCCAATCGGTGCCCGCTGCTCCTGTATTTGGAGACGTTACCACTCAGACCAACGGGGACCCCGCCACTACTGCAGCAGCTTCCCTGAGTGCTCCAAGGCCTTTTGGCTTTGGCTTTAGTGGAGCCAAGCGTGAGACTCAGCCTCAGCAAGACCAAAACCTGTTTTTTCAGTGCATGAATCAGAATTCTGGCACCAGCCCAGCCCTTCCACCGGGTCAGCCCTCCTCCAAGAACCCAAATTTCTTCACTGGAGTGTCTGGGAGTCTGGGAAAAGAGCCTCTGGGCCTTTTCATGCCTGCAGCCTCCACTGAAGGGCTAAAAAAGCCTGAGCAGCCCAAAGTGCCTGAGGCCCTTTCAGAAGGAAACGGTGTGTTCAACAAATCATCTGCCTTCCAGGGtggcgctgcaggaggacactgtCTCGGCGTGGTCTCCGGAGCCCAAAGTGCCATTAAGAAGAACACTAATTATGACAGTTCTGTAGGTGTGATAGGGCTGCAGTCAAAGTCTTCAGACAACCACCAGAACATTTTTCTGCAGTCCTCCAAAGCATCTGCAAATCCGTTTCTGGCATATGGGGATAAAACCCCTCAAGCTTCTTTTACTGGCCTCACTGGGACTGAGCCACAAACTCTGGGTGCTGCCTTGGACAGCAAACCGAACCTGTTCAGCATGGTGGAGCTGCCTAAAGGTATGCTGTCCTCTACTTTCCCAGCACTCTCAGCAGCTGGTTCTGTCAGTTCTTCCACTCCTACGCCACCTCAGACGATACAAAGTGAGACAGCTATGATGAAGAAGGAGCAAGAAGTGGATGAGATGCCCACCTCTGCCTCAGGCTGCCTTGTGCTTGGCAGTAACTTTCCTGGTGAAATGAAGGAGGTCTTTGACCAGGGTCAGAAGTTTAGCCTGGAGGAAAGAGGCCCGTCTTCTAAACACGACTCTGACTCCAGCAGCAACAGCGACCTGTCGgacctgagcgacaacgaggaggGCCCCGAGAAAGGCCAGATCCCAGGAGAACGCCCCGGCCTGGGTGGAACCATTTCACAGAAAACTAAAGTCCAAGGGGCCGCCAAGAGCCGCCCACGGAACAAGCCTTTCAAAG TGGGCCAGTCTGTACTCAAAGATCAGAGCAAAGTGCGCCGTCTGAAGCAGTCCGGTGAGTCCTTCCTTCAGGACGGCTCCTGCATCAGTGTGGCTCCTCACCTGCACAAGTGCCGCGAGTGCCGACTGGAGCGTTACCGTAAATATCGAACCACTGATGAAGACAGTGAGGATGACGATGACCCAAATGTGGCCTGTCGTTTCTTCCACTTCAGAAG GTTGGCTTTCACACGTAAAGGAATACTCCGCGTGGAGGGCTTCTTGAGTCCTCAGCAGAGCGACGCCATGGCTATGGGTCTTTGGTTGCCTGCACCAGCGGTTCAAGAAGGCCTGGACCTCGATACATCCAAGTACATTCTGGCCAACGTGGGAGACCAGTTCTGTCAGTTGGTCATGTCTGAGAAGGAGGCCATGATGATGGTGGAGCCTCACC AAAAAGTGGCCTGGAAACGTGCCGTGCGTGGTGTCCGAGAAATGTGTGACGTGTGTGAGACGACCTTGTTCAACATCCACTGGGTCTGTCGCAAGTGTGGCTTTGGGGTGTGTCTGGACTGCTATCGGCTCCGCAGGAACAGGCCAAGAGAAG ATTTGGATGACACGCCAGAAGATGATGTTTTCTCTTGGTTAAAGTGTGCCAAAGGCCAGCCTCACGAGCCACAAAACCTCATGCCAACGCAAATTATACCTGGAACAG CTCTTTACAATATAGGTGACATGGTGCACGCCGCAAGAGGCAAGTGGGGTATAAAAGCCAACTGTCCCTGTGCCAGTCGACACTCCAAGTCTCTGGTGCGCCCTTCCGCCCCCAATGGCCTTTCACAG cagccTACGTCTAGCAGTGGAGGTGGCCTTGCAGCTGCAGGACCTGCCTCTAGCACGACTccaaaaccagagggagaaacgtcGGTGATCAAAACAGAGCCTTCACAAGCAGCCGTGCCCTCAGATAGTGGGGGTGGTGAAACTGTGGGCACCACCAGTAGCTCTGTTAGTAGCACCTCCAGTACCCCctccctcccctcctcctcctcctcctcctcctgtcacGTCTCTCAGTCTTCTGCCAAGGACTCACGCTCTTCAGGAGAAGGCAACAGTTCTGCGCTGCACTGGCTGGCAGATTTGGCCACCCAGAAAGCGAAGGATGACACCAAGG AATCTGGTTCTCTTCGCTCCATAATAAGCCGAGAAAGCCGGCCTCCCTTCGGCCTGGACTCACTCAGTGCCCTTTCAAAGCCGTCTGCTTCCAGCCCAAAGTTATTTAACAGCTTGTTACTCGGCTCCAGCATGATCCAGTCCAAACCTGAGGGGTCAAGCCTCCGGGACCTGCTCAACTCTGGACCGGGCAAGCTGCCTCAAGGCCCTGGAGAGAGTGGTGTACCGTTCCCCTCCGTTTTTACCTCGGCAAGC AGTGACAAGCTGAAGAGCAGCTTACCAAACTTCCTGGATCACATCATTGCCTCAGTCGTGGAGACCAAGAAAGCAGAGGGCCGTCGCTCTGGGACCTCTGAGGGCAGCGAACTTGGCGTGTTGGGGGCCCGTAAAGAAGGAGTAATGGGTCTCAGTGTTTTGGAACCACATACCTCACACACTTGGCTCTGTGATGGGCGACTCCTTTGCCTGCAGGATCCCAGCAACGGCAACAACTGGAAGATCTTCAGAGAGTGCTGGAAGCAAGGCCAA CCTGTGTTGGTGTCAGGAATCCATAAACGCCTGAAATCTGAGCTGTGGCTGCCTGAGGCCTTCAGTGAGGAGTTTGGTAACCAGGATGTGGACCTGGTCAACTGTAGAAACTGTGCTATTATTTCAGATGTAAAGGTGCGAGACTTCTGGGACGGTTTTCAGATGATCTCTA AGCGACTGCAGGACAGCGATGGCAGGCCCATGGTGTTAAAGTTAAAGGACTGGCCTCCGGGCGAAGACTTCAGGGACATGATGCCCACTAG GTTTGATGATTTGATGGAAAACCTCCCGCTGCCAGAGTACACAAAGAGAGACGGCCGTCTAAACCTTGCTGCACGCTTGCCCAACTTCTTTGTGCGTCCTGACCTTGGACCAAAGATGTACAACGCCTATG GCTTGACGTCAGCAGACGACAGAAAGGTCGGAACCACCAACCTTCATTTGGATGTGTCTGACGCCGTCAACGTCATGGTTTTTGTTGGCATCCCTAAAAGAGAAGACAACCAAGAGGAAG AGGTCATGACCACCATAGAGGAGGGCGATGTGGATGAAATGACCAAGAGGAGGGTGCATGAAGGGAAGGAGAAGCCTGGAGCTCTCTGGCACATCTATGCTGCCAAAGATGCTGAGAAGATCAGAGAACTGCTCCGCAAG GTGGGAGAGGAGCAAGGTCAGGAGAACCCTCCAGACCATGACCCTATTCATGACCAGAGCTGGTACCTTGACCAGGGGCTCAGACGCAGACTCTATGAGGAGTACGGCGTCCAGGGCTGGGCCATTGTACAGTTCCTAGGAGATGCTGTGTTTATCcctgctggagctcctcaccag GTACACAACTTGTATAGCTGTATCAAGGTGGCAGAGGACTTCGTGTCTCCTGAGCATGTGAGGCACTGTTTCAGACTGACGCAGGAGTTCAGACACCTTTCAACAACTCATACAAACCATGAAGACAAGCTACAG GTGAAGAACATCATCTATCATGCAGTGAAGGATGCTGTCGGAACACTGAAGGCACATGAACCTAAGCTGTCACGCCCTTAA